The following coding sequences lie in one Miscanthus floridulus cultivar M001 chromosome 9, ASM1932011v1, whole genome shotgun sequence genomic window:
- the LOC136482299 gene encoding putative F-box/FBD/LRR-repeat protein At4g00315: MAAMGKPEQMEVLSQDAITGEGSSCSAAEIKPDSHCGEIVGLQVQPPEDILHRIHALMPMRDAAQAACVSHAFLRSWRCYPNLIISVDSLCINEYGSRYDELTMDFITRVEHIMQNHSGMGVKEFRLQSYPCSTIDPSYLDHWIQVAMTPGIKEFELSLFEIGDIKYSFPCSLLSSERGSSIQSLMLSGCSIHSTAQVGCMSSLTNLVLYSVAISGKQLLHFLSNSCALEKISLSNCNTIICLKIPCQLQKLNILSVLDCQMLEMIDSNAPNLSTFSCTGRQIHISLGHAFQVKEIRFSCYYSSNALSYAITKLPFIAPNLQTLFLLTSDETINTPMTLGKFLQLKYLEITLCATNFSPDYDFSSLLSFLDASPTLETLIIRIWLPTIRHDSILEDPDGDSSQLQCLSECYHDNLKNVMITGFCSAKSMVKLTIHIVQKARSLDCLTLDTTGGHDKRFANIDRCWPLNEAALVEAGKARVAIERYIEERVPPSVNLKIIEPCSKCTYR; this comes from the exons ATGGCGGCCATGGGGAAACCTGAGCAGATGGAGGTGCTTAGCCAAGATGCGATAACTG GTGAGGGGTCGTCCTGTTCGGCTGCTGAAATAAAGCCTGATTCTCACTGCGGCGAAATAGTTGGATTGCAAGTCCAGCCTCCAGAG GACATTCTTCATCGGATACACGCCCTTATGCCGATGCGAGATGCTGCTCAGGCTGCCTGTGTGTCTCATGCTTTTCTGCGTTCTTGGAGATGCTATCCCAATCTCATCATTTCTGTTGATTCACTATGCATAAATGAATATGGATCTCGGTATGATGAATTAACAATGGATTTTATCACTAGAGTTGAGCACATTATGCAGAATCACTCTGGCATGGGAGTGAAGGAATTTAGACTACAAAGCTACCCTTGTTCCACTATAGATCCCAGTTATCTTGATCACTGGATTCAAGTTGCCATGACACCTGGGATTAAAGAGTTTGAACTATCATTGTTTGAAATCGGTGACATCAAGTACAGTTTTCCATGTTCTCTTTTATCTAGTGAGAGGGGAAGCTCCATTCAGTCTTTGATGCTTTCTGGGTGTTCTATTCACTCCACGGCACAAGTTGGTTGCATGAGTAGCCTGACAAATTTAGTTTTGTATTCAGTCGCCATTAGTGGCAagcaactattacattttctgtCCAATTCTTGTGCTTTGGAGAAAATTTCCCTTTCAAACTGCAATACTATAATTTGCTTGAAGATACCTTGTCAGCTGCAAAAGCTTAATATCCTGAGCGTGCTGGACTGCCAAATGCTGGAGATGATTGACAGCAATGCCCCAAATCTCTCAACTTTCTCCTGTACAGGACGCCAAATACATATCTCACTTGGACATGCATTTCAAGTGAAGGAAATAAGATTTTCCTGTTACTATTCATCAAACGCACTTTCTTATGCTATTACCAAACTTCCATTCATTGCGCCAAATCTCCAAACTCTATTTCTGTTAACCAGTGATGAG ACTATCAATACACCAATGACGTTAGGCAAATTCCTCCAGCTGAAGTACTTGGAGATTACATTGTGTGCTACAAATTTTTCTCCGGACTATGACTTTAGCTCCCTGTTATCTTTTCTTGATGCATCTCCCACCTTGGAGACGTTGATCATACGT ATTTGGCTGCCAACCATTAGGCACGATTCGATTCTCGAAGATCCTGATGGTGATTCCTCGCAACTACAATGCCTCTCAGAATGCTACCATGACAACCTCAAGAATGTGATGATAACAGGGTTTTGCTCCGCAAAGAGCATGGTCAAGCTCACCATCCACATTGTGCAGAAAGCAAGGTCACTAGACTGCCTTACGTTAGACACTACCGGTGGCCATGACAAGAGGTTTGCCAACATTGATAGGTGCTGGCCACTCAATGAGGCGGCACTTGTAGAGGCTGGAAAGGCTCGTGTTGCCATTGAGAGATACATTGAGGAGAGAGTGCCCCCATCTGTGAACCTGAAGATTATCGAGCCGTGCAGCAAGTGCACATACAGATAA